The DNA segment ATGTTAGTTGTTCCCCCATTAAATTTTCAAGCAAAACTTGATCCTTCATGCATCTTTAAGCTATTCCAGCACTACCTGAACATATCAAGTAATTAGTAAGTGCTTCTAGAAACCAATGAAAAGTTAATTAAACAAACCAGAGGGAGAAAGCATACGGAGCTTAACTATTTGGATTTTTCTGGTCGACCAAGTGCAGGGGGGGGGAATGTGAACCTGCCTCTATTTGGATTTTTTTCGAACAGAAGTTGCTTCCAAGAAATTCATGCTTTTGTGACATCTTGAATGTGCTGTGAATGGCTTTTGCCTGGAGGAATAAAAATAAGGTCCTCCCAACCAGAATGTCTCTGACTTATCTGCCACAGGAAATACAGAGAAGCTAAGAGAACTAAACGAGAAGGTAGTGGAGTGGGTTACCATGTAAGATTGGTGTTGTTTTTGCTTAAACAAAGGATAGAATAAAAATCTTTAAGATTTTAACTGAATATTTCATCTATACACCAtttgaaattaaaattttggGGATCAGCTTCATCCCCTATAATAAACCCCTCCTGCATGTGCGTCCCTTCCCAGAACCGTACAGGCCCAATACCAAACTCAACACAAActtaaaacaatcaaaaaataagaaagagaaaTGATGCCTGTGTTTGCATTTTCCACTTTTTCCTTACAATTTCAAGCAAGGAACCACTTAACAATGAGCAAACATATTTTGACAGCAAAGGCTGCAGCATTTAATTTTCGCATTATCTTCGTCCCATCAGAAAAGAATGGGAGAGGGGTTAAAGCTGGTAGATTAGTCATGTATTCTGGCTTTCTcattatgtttctttctttctctgaAATCAATAATAATCGTTTTGGTTCCCCAACAAGTTTCTGGGGGAGACATAATTGATTGATCGATATGACATCATTTATAATTCTGAACTCAGCAGTGCTAAAGTTCATCATTACAAGGTGTGTAGTGCAAGAACAAATATTATTGGCGCAAACAGAAGAAAGGAGACTAAGATAATAaatcttttaaaatattaaatccTAAAACATATAAAATGACCAAGAACCTACCTCCATTTTTTTAAGGACATCTTCTAAACTCCCTACCTGTTAATGAGGAAAAAGAATATTAGTAAGTTAACATTAGCTGCTACAGTGCCTTGTTAATTGACAATGGCAGATCTAACAACAAAAAACTTGACGAATGCAGAAAAGCCAGCAAATATAGGCCTTTCATGGACAAGCCTGAGATAGAAAGTCCGATAGGAATCTTTAGAAAAGAACAGAAACACTTTTCTTTTGATAACTTAGGGAAAAAATACTGCCAGAAAAGGATGGGCAAATTGATTTTTACATAAAAATGATTTTTAAACAGCACAATGTTAATGTCCTTAGCTCCATTTCCTTCTCATAACTGATGTATGAAATTTTGCATTAACGTTATAAATAACTAGGGAAACTTAGCTATATATTTCAAGTAACTACTTGAAAAATAGGACTTTCAACTGTTAATCCTCTCCATTGCATGCTAAATTTACTATGTTATGCTCTCCAAGTGGAACCTGTTGCATGtgaattcaaatttaaaaatcctTTCTACACCTTCAGTTTAGAAAGAATTTTCCAGCAATTTTACTTCTATCGGCATGCCTCAGACAATCTGGTGACACGAACTATGCATATAATTATTAAAAACATCTTTCGAGATTCAGACAATGCTAGGCTTGATAAAAGAAAGATTATGCCAATGAAATTTACTCCAAGAAACTTATTTAAAAATTACTCAAAGACATTCTACATTCACCTTTTACCATTTTTGAACATTCTAAAACTATCTGCACGTCCTATTGGAAAGCAAACAGAAAGAGTGATTATGATACCATAATGTGCTGAGAAACGCCTCCTCTAGATGCCCTTGACGACAATTCCTTTTCTATATCCTCCTGTATACCAACAAATGAATTCAAATGATAACCATCATGAAATTTTTATATCTTCTGACTGCACAAGATATAATTACATTCTACATTTCAAGATGTTAAACCAACATACCTTTCGAAAGTATATTGGACAGTATCGTCTGTTTCTCTTTTTCACAACTAGGAGGTCAGACTGCACAAGATAAAAAAATAGCATAAGAATCAAGTGGAGTTTAACCATATTCAGTGCAGTCTCCACCAATACATAAAATTTCCATCAAAAACTTTGCAGTGAGTGAAGTTTGTAATTCTTAAAAATACACAGGCAGTATATATAATTCTCAGAGGTTTCCAACATATAGTTGGCAAAGAAGTTTATACTGGTACCTGGAAAACAGGGACTCCATCAAATCCAGTCTTTACATCAGAAGCTTTTAACTGTCACACAAAGAAGTCAATGTTAAAATGAACAGATCTATTAAGCACACATTAAAATGAACATGTTTATGCCAAAGAGGTTTTTTCCTTgttaggaggaggaggaggagacaGAGATCAGGTGGCAATGGAGGTGAAGCCATTAGTAATCTATGCATCGCTAGAATCAAAATCTGCTAGGCTAGCGAGCAAGAGCCTACATACAAGGCATGTCAGTAACCCGAGTTCATATCTCGGGAGGACCACCATtttggaaaagtttagtttatcagcaaaaagaaaagaaaaggcaagggCGTTGGGCATGTCAGTGAAATTCAAAATTGGTGGGCTGCAATCAATTCTAGTGCATCTGGTCATTAGTCAAAACTACATGCCAGCATACTTTCACTTAAAACTATTAAATGTAGATGAATATATAGTACAACTTCACTTGCACAACTGGAATAGTAACCCTATGCAATGTTACTGTACACAGAGAAAACTACAAGGATCCCGATCCAAAACTTAAGTAAGACCAACGAGGATAACAACCTCTATTGCATTCTGAACTTGAACGGGATCTGGCAAAAATCGAAATGCGATTCCTTCAACCTTCAACATGTAAACCTGCAAGTGGATACAAAACCAAGTAGGTGTAACCAATCAAAACATGAGCCTATGTCTAGCAACACCTCTAAGAAGTggaaaaacaaaaatcagaaattctTGAACATACAGATAACTGCAACTAGTTGCAACAGATTACTTAATGTAAACTGGACCTGTTACGTAGAGATAAAAAACGTCTTCCATTTTTAATTAGACttcaatttttccttttagttcaATAACTAAAGAAGAGATATTCAATGGGTCTAATAAGAAGTCTGAGGCTCAAAAAGAGTACAACATGGTTTTTTTCCTTATGAATAAAGGATATGAAATGTCGACAATGCATACGCCTTATCTTAAAGATGAAAAAATGTGAACAAATCACTAAAAGAAAGGTAAAGGGAAATGGCTTAGTGAATTAATTGTTAACCCTGAGGAGGCCAGGTAATCCAACTGAGCCTTGGCTCAAGAGGCGCCTTTGAAATTTTTTTCTTAATGCAAAACAGGATGCAGAGTCCGTTTTGAttcaatcaatcaactacatgTCATTCCCAAACAAGTCAGGATCGGTATCTATATTCGAATCCAGATCTTTTTTTACTAATACAAGATTAAACAACCATCAAATTTTATACCCATTCTTGCAAGAAGAAGAATCTATAATAGGCACAGAACAAGATTCAATATATACATATAACTATACTACTAGACAAAATTTGTCCATCACTAATACCATACGTATCACTACACTCTCAGAGTCTTCGTATTTCGCTAACGTTCAACATTTACATAGTAAGATGGCATTCTCCATAGAGTAATCCACACATCAAACTTAACTCCTAACTTATGCAATCTATTTCTATTAAACCTACGAACTTGTAAAAAGCTACTAAAGAATACCAAAAGCAGATAGTAtatctttgaaagaaaaatttaaagcatGAGTACCAAAACATTCACCTGATCAAGTGTCAGTGGAACTACCTTAGCTCCACCTCTAACTTCGCCCTTCGGCAACCGTACCTGAAAAAACTTCACAGTTCACTTCTACGCAAAACTAACCTTCCATTGTATAACGAAAATTTCTATATCAATTACTCCAAAACTACACCTCAAAATCGCAAACTAATAAGGTCAACATAACCAGGTCAACATTATCAGTCTTCTCTATCTGCTATCCTATGTATCTATCCTGCTCTATTACATTCTAATACTACTAAATATTTACTACATTACTTAAAGGCAATCTTCCAATGCTAAACATTATGAAGTTAACAAAAAGTCTATAAAATGAAGAAAATAGGAAGTGTACCTGAGCGAGAAACGCCTCGGCATCCTCTTGACGGAAGCACAATAATCCGATTGATTTAGCACCGTTAGGGTCCGAAATGAGCACGAATTCATTATTAGAATTGCTAACAGTGTATACAGATGTTCCAATTAGTGTCTTAGCCACATAGTCTGAGCTCAAACCGGCGTTTTTACGGACCTTATCTTGACGCTGCGACACAGAAGCAAATGGAAGAGATAGAGGATAAGAATGCGATGCCGGCAGTGGCGGCGGCGGAACAAAGTCGGCGGCGAATTTTGAAGTCAGCCGCTTAGCTTCGTCGAAACGAGTGGTGAGTTCGGCACCGAGTCGGGACCAGTGTTGGTGGACGAAGGTAGAAAGAGAGAGCAGAGGACTACTGGAGGGTCCGAATCCGATTGAGGGTTTGGACTCCATTGTTGTTCAGTGAGAAGGGGGGACGGAATTCTTAGAAGGCGGCTTTCATATTTCAAGTTTGGGCTTCAGTTCTACTTGGGTTTATCATTAGGTCCAATTGTAGTTAGATCTGCATAACATAACCCATCTCCGAAGGGCGAAGGCCTATCATTGTTTTGTCCATTGGGCTGAGTCAGGCTTTGGAAATTGGGTATCTTAGAAGTTAGATATTAgtgggggcatttgcatctatacctgtTTTTTTGGTCATATTTTAACTTGTGtctgctttgcaaaaaaaattgcaagcgtacccattttttcgcataacttcagcacacgggactgcagtagcaaagacaatcacgcaaaacttcagcattctagtagtcgaGCCTGAagttcaactctagagctgaagtttttgttttgtaactggcgaagagctgaagtttttgtgttgtaactcgctagagctgaagtttttgtgttgtaaccttgaagttcagctctagagctgaagtttttgtgttgtaactgagAAACTtcactgggaaacttcagctctagagctgaagtttttgtgttttaactgggaaacttcagctctagagctgaagtttctaTCTTTGTAATTGGGGAATCCCAATTCAATCCTTATTGGAATTTGGAGTTATCGAAAACTTCGGAATGGcccaaaagaagagaacttttgCACCTGCATTGAAAATGGTAGTCCATATGAAAATTCTGTCATAGCTAAAAAGAATTTTACAAAATcccacaaaagaaagaaaaaaaactagtACTACCAGTTACTTTGACAGTTCCAGAGCATGGATAAGGAGTTCCAAACCTTTTACAACTTTCACTTCTTCATGACAGAGTTGTGTTTCCAGACAATGAGGAAACTGATTTTTAATGTTATAATAATCCAAATGGAAGTCTTCAGTATAATTGCTTTAGTTTCATTAATCAAAGAGAGAAATGTTGAAGTCATcgttgtagaagaagaaaaaagaaaatgaaggaggaggagaaataaagctgaagttgtttaaaaagtgggtacaagttaaaagttttttaaaaaataggtataggttagccccgtgcaatttttacaacaTTAGTTAGCAAAAATATTTTACTTGGGTAATTGATAGGAATAGCCCTATAAGGGGctgatatttgaaaatatttagAAAAAATGACCCTCAATCCCACACACACTTATTGCTAGTTAGATACTGTATTTCTTTTGGATGGTAGATTGTATGCTATATTTATTCTACCTATATTGTTAATTGTTCACAAACTCTATCTGATTGCATTACtttatgattttctattgttCATCAAATTTTACGATGTTAGCATGACTTTGTGTTAACTGTATTCGATCCATTTGTTAGATTGTTCATAAACTTTACTCAATTAGTATAATTTGGTGCTTGTTCAATCGTGCACCAAAGTCTACCAAATTGATATGACTTTGTGCTATTTGCAATTGACTTGTCTATTAAATTGTTCATCAAAGTCTATCCGTTTAGCATAATTTTTTTGTGCTGGTCAAAACAGGGTTCTTCGAAATTACAATTCCAATTCGATCAAAACACCTAAAATATACTCCAATGGTCTCAAATTTAAAACTCTACCTTAAAATACCAACACAAATGATCCACAATCACCAATTTAGTCGAATAACACAAAATTAAGAAGATCCACTTTGTCTTCTTAGCACTTTCAAAATGGAGTTTTGAGAATTTTAAAGTAAATCACTAAATTGAGGTTTGGACTAAAAATTTAAGCACAAATTACCAACATGGAAATAATTTTAACAATAATCGAACTTTCAGTTTTCGCCACCAAACAAAAATTTAAAGCTTTTAATATTGATGAACTATGATGTTCCTAATGGAAAAAAAATCTTACTTTTGTAACAAAGTAGAAGTAGAGATAATATTTAAAGACCAGTCCCTCAAGGTCAAGGGACAATCGGTAAAAATTTTGTGTTTCTATTTACTTCTAATGATCTGCCAGTTCTAGAACTGCGGCTACCTATTTTTACcggttttgattttcattttctttttatttttgtgtatgTAGATGATTTCTATAAGATACTATTATTACAAGATTAGGAAAATAGTTTGTGATATGATCGAAGGGACCAATTTCAAATAGCACAAATTCTCCAAATTTAGAAATAGTTTATAGTACTTTTTGAGTGTATACTGTTGTATAGTTGTGTAATACGCTTTCGGCTTGGCCTCGAATATACCACATCCAATTTCGTTAGCCACTTGGCAGCCTACTTCTATTaggtttccttttctttttgtgttGGTAATAATTTCTACTCCTTTTCCTTCTTAGGCTAAAAGTTTATTTGATGTGATCGAAAGGTGGCAattccaaaatagcacgacatgaATAAAGCTCTACTAAAATCCTAAGAGTGCTAAAGTTGTAGAATAATTCATTCTGCCTAAACGGTTTACACAAatatggaaatttgctaaatttCTCGAAGTCTTATAAAAAAATCCGTGACTACACTCAAAGTTTTTTCTGCGGACTTCTAAATTCCTTTCCGTCTCCCTTTGCCAAATAAAAATTGATAAAAACTTATATTTATAGGCGTCAGAGGCCCTTAACCCTTTCTTATTATTAGTAAGATAGGTTATCTTGGTTCCAAGTTGGATATCCATGCCTCTTCTGTTGTTTGGCTCTGGCTATCTAGAGAAAAGCACCTTTTCGCACTTAATATATGTAAACAGTATACAACATATACAATTAAATTTCTCTATAGTAATTTCGATCATTCCGTTTTTTACCTGTTATATGAATTGCTGTTACAtaggacatatattataacataatataaaaatcGATTTAGAGAAAATTTAACTTTTATATAGTGAATAACTGTTATATAGGGATGTTACAGATAAGTCTGACTAGGTTTCAGTGTAATAAAATCTTCTTTTATAGTATAAATTAACTAAAGTTAGCACATGCATGGAATACaagtaatttttttttcactaaaggaagataaaggaaaaaaaacaaagaatttgGTCATTTTCATTCTGATCTGACCTTATCATGTATTATTCGATCCCTAGTTCCTTTCGTAAATTGGATCAATTATCCATATATAGGCAGATCCAGTGGTGTAATTTCATTTTCCTAATTCTCATCTGCTTTGATTCCAATGTCGGAGTACAATAATTGCATTCTTATCTTCTTGTTAAATATAGTTTAGGACAACCTCACCCCCAATCCCCTAGCTAGATAGGTGCTtattattttatcacaaaatgaAGGGTATAAGAAAGATATGATTGTATCAATAGTCTCttatttcaaattttatataTGTACCAATAGAGTATTTTTA comes from the Nicotiana sylvestris chromosome 4, ASM39365v2, whole genome shotgun sequence genome and includes:
- the LOC104216047 gene encoding protein TIC 22, chloroplastic: MESKPSIGFGPSSSPLLSLSTFVHQHWSRLGAELTTRFDEAKRLTSKFAADFVPPPPLPASHSYPLSLPFASVSQRQDKVRKNAGLSSDYVAKTLIGTSVYTVSNSNNEFVLISDPNGAKSIGLLCFRQEDAEAFLAQVRLPKGEVRGGAKVVPLTLDQVYMLKVEGIAFRFLPDPVQVQNAIELKASDVKTGFDGVPVFQSDLLVVKKRNRRYCPIYFRKEDIEKELSSRASRGGVSQHIMVGSLEDVLKKMEISQRHSGWEDLIFIPPGKSHSQHIQDVTKA